The following nucleotide sequence is from Acinonyx jubatus isolate Ajub_Pintada_27869175 chromosome E3, VMU_Ajub_asm_v1.0, whole genome shotgun sequence.
AACTTTGCACAGATGTGGGCACCAAGTCCTCCGGCCTGTGTGGAGGAATTCCAGCagtacccctccccccaactttgccccttcccctttccaaACCCCTGGCAGGTCCCCATTGCACTGTCAAAAGTCCCCTGAAGGAGCAAATCATGGAGTAAGCCAGAAATAACTTGGAACTTGTGGGTTGGAATAATGCGTCCATTTCTCTATGAATTATTTGGTTCCAGACTATGCTCATTTAACTGTGAAATgtttgtgaatgaataaataatttgaacCTTTGACTTGCATTATGTAGGGTGGAAAGGGGGCGGTATGTTCCATCTTCCCGGGAGAAGCGGAGTTGCAGGGggtccttttaatatttcttctctaAGAAACCTGTCTTGTCTCCCCTAAAGCCTTCTTACTGCAGCCTAACCCCAGCCGGACCCCGCCTCTCTCCCCAGCGGTCGGGTCTCCCACAAATTCCGGGGCCCCGGAGGCCACGCCCCTTCCTTTCCGCTTCCGGTTTCTCTCCAGTCAATCGGCCCAGCAGCCCGGTTCCGGCCCTGCGGGGTATCGGTTCCGGGTTCGTTGCCCCGGTTCCCGGCCCCGGCCGGTCTCCCGGGCCGGCCCGGCCGCGCACAGCACCCGTTGGGTGTCGGgactccccagccccaccccaacGGCCCCCTCGCCCTCCGCCGGCCCGGCCCACCTCGCCCCCGGCCCGCGCCGTCCTCGCCGCCCCATGGAGTCCCAGTGTGACTACTCCATGTACTTCCCGGCCGTGCCGCTGCCGCCGCGTGCGGAGCTGGCGGGGGACCCGGGCCGGTACCGGGCGCTGCCCCGGCGCAACCATCTCTACTTGGGGGAGACTGTCCGCTTCCTGCTGGTGCTGCGCTGCCGGGGAGGCGCAGGGTCCGGCGCCGGGGGTGGCGCGGGCTTGGGCTCTCGAGGGGCCTGGGCAGAACTGGCAACGGCCTTGGCCGCCCTGGCCTCGGTCAGCGCCGGAGGCGGGGCGCCCGGGGGCGGTGGCACCGGAGACCAGGATCCCGAACCCCCAGGGGGCGGGGATCCCGGCGGTGGGCCGTTGTTTCGAGGCTGCAGCCCCCTCCTCACCCACGGCCCGGGTCCTGCTACCTCAGGGGGAGCGACCACGGTGAGGAGCTTGGGGTGGTGACACGGCACAGGGCGGAGGGGCGGTTTGCCGGGCTCCAGAGACAGGAGGGGGATGGACGCTGGGGGCATGAAGGAGGCAGATGAAGGAAGCCAAGAAGAACCGCGTACAGCACATCTTAAAAGGGGACGCTGCAGGCTGCCTCTTTGACTCTCCCGCCCTTTTACCCCTTTCGCAAACACCAGCTGCCTGTGGAGGAACCAATTGTGTCCACAGATGAGGTCATCTTCCCACTCACCGTTTCACTGGATAGACTGCCCCCCGGGACACCTAAGGCCAAGGTAAGATTGACAAGGGGTGGAACTGTTGTCCTAATTCAGACTCCCTTTCTAAGGCAGGGCTGGCTGGCTCTCCTCTTAACTGTGGCCCCGTGTCCCTTGTTCTCAGATTGTAGTGACTGTGTGGAAACGGGAGGTTGAGGCACCAGAGGTCAGAGATCAAGGCTACTTGCGCTTGTTGCAGACCCGATCTCCTGGGGAGACGTTCCGGGGCGAGCAGAGCGCTTTCAAGGCCCAAGGTGGGGAGAATGTAGAGGGGAAATGCTCGAGTCTGAAATTTAGGGGAATAGAGTGGAGGGGTGACACTGGCAAGCTCCGGATTAGAACTGTGTTGGGGATGAGGTCTCTGCCCAGCTCATCAGTTCTTGCCTTGGCCCTCCTGCAGTGAGCACCCTGCTGACTCTGCTGCCCCCTCCGGTTCTGAAATGCCGCCAGTTCACTGTGGCTGGAAAACACTTGACCGTGCTCAAGGGTGAGCAGATCTGTGGCTTGGGTCTTGGGTAGCAGTAGGGGCATTGACTAGGTGGCAGTTACTCTGGGCACACTGGTGGGGATCAGTCCATTTGGGAGGGGTAAAGTTGGGGTTTGAGGTGTCCCGGTACTCTCAACTGAGCTGACCTGGTTACCTCCAACAGTGCTGAACAGCTCCTCCCAGGAGGAAATTTCCATCTGGGATATCCGGATTCTCCCAAACTTCAACGCTAGTTATCTACCTGTCATGCCTgatggctctgtgctgctggtggaTAATGTCTGGTGAGATcctgaggaggggcagggatgcaaagtggggatgggggcagggccaAGAGCTCTGGCAGGAAAAGATCAAGCTGTGTCGCTCTTTCTTCTGAACTAGTCACCAATCTGGGGAAGTCTCCATGGGCTCCTTCTGCCGGCTCCCTGGTACCTCTGGCTGCTTCCCCTGCCCGCTTAGTGCCCTGGAGGAACACAACTTCCTGTTTCAGCTGAGAGGGGGAGAGCAACCCCCTCAAGGGGCCAAGGAGGTGAGTATAGGGGACTGGATGCTCAAGGAAAAGGTTAACAAAAAGCAGTGGGAGGGAAAGGCCAGTAGGCCACAGAAGATGAGAGGGGAACCTCAGGTACACACGatgtttccctttgtctctcccacAGGGCCTAGAAGTTCCCCTGATTGCTGTGGTTCAGTGGTCCACCCCAAAGCTGCCCTTCACCCAGAGCATCTACACCCACTACCGGTGAGTTTGTGGGACTCCCCGCTAGACACCATCCTGTTCACCTTTGTTTGGCAACACacatccttcttccctctctcactgcttctAGCCTGCCCAGCATCCGCCTGGACCGCCCATGCTTTGTGATGACTGCTTCTTGTGAGTCCCCCGTTCGAACTTATGAGCGGTTCACTGTCACCTACACACTGCTCAACAATCTCCAAGACTTCCTTGCTGTGAGGCTTGTGTGGACCCCGGAGCATGCACAGGCTGGTAGGTGGGCTGTCAGGCTCTGGGGACTTGACccagaagaggaggggaaaggaagttATAGAGGTGGGGGACTTGTGGCAGGCTCCTTTGGCTCTATACCTAGGTGGTCTCCACAGTGTTACAAACGGAGAGATCAGAGAAGCAGTGGGGCAGTGATTTTAAGGACATTGACCCTGGATCTGGGCTCCCTTGTATATTTGATTTCTATCTCTCCccttcactagctgtgtgaccttaggtagGTTACTTAATCTCCGAGCCTTAGattcctcttctctaaaatgggggaaataatatCTTTTAGGATTGTTAATGGTGATCTAATAGTGTAGCATAAGTGAAGTGGTCAGAATAGACTTCAGCACACAGTAAGGATTTGCTATTGTTATTTATAAAGTTCAacaaaagagaatatataaagactGTGCTCATGAAAAGCCCTTTGCGAACTGAGAAGTTCGCACATATGTGTTTACTGGTGGCTgtttctgctccccccccccccccccccccaggaaagcAGCTGTGTGAGGAGGAGCGCCGAGCCATGCAGGCAGCCCTGGACTCCATTGTCTGCCACACGCCCCTCAACAATCTAGGCTTTTCCCGGAAGGGCAGTGCGCTCACCTTCAGTGTggccttccaggctctgaggacaGGGCTCTTTgaggtgggctggggaggggctgggcttaTGGGTTATGGGAATGTCAGGGTGGGAGGAGTCCAGGCCTCCAGCCTCTGTGGAGGAAACACCATGGATGGCACTGAACAGCCGGGTAGAGGGAAGGGGGAACTTCCATCCAACGTTGGCCGGGCAAGTGGGGAACTTGATTTGAAAGGAGCGTCGGGGCCTGGAGGCTGAGCTGGAATGCTGACCTGTGTCTCCCCGCCCCAGCTGAGCCAGCACATGAAACTGAAGCTGCAGTTCACCGCCAGTGTGTCCCACCCTCCGCCCGAGGCCCGGCCCCTGTCTCGAAAGAGCAGCCCCAGCAGCCCTGCTGTCCGGGACCTGGTAGAGAGACACCAGGCTAGCTTAGGCCGCTCTCAGTCCTTTTCTCACCAACAGCCCTCCCGGAGCCACCTCATGAGGTATGGaagcggtggggggggtgggggggaggggggtgggcaccGGACTGTGGAGAGGCCAGAGTTGGAGGGGGAACAGGAAAGGGTCCTGGGGCCCAACCAGAGCCCACagcctctgccttcccccccAGGTCAGGCAGCGTGATGGAGCGCAGGGCCATCACACCTCCTGTGGCCTCCCCCGTGGGCCGCCCCCTCTACCTGCCTCCGGACAAGGCTGTGCTTTCTCTGGACAAGATTGCCAAGCGCGAGTGCAAGGTCCTGGTGGTGGAGCCTGTCAAGTAGCACCCTGCCGGCTCTCCTCCCTCTTACGCTCCCAGAAACCGAAAGCTCCCTGGAGGGGGCCCTTGCTCCAGACTGTGCCTCCCCTGGGATGCCTCCCACCATGGATGAGGAGGCCCAAGAGGGCCGCCTGTCTGTGTCTGCTGATGAGGGACAGGGAAGAAGCTGTGAAATGGGCGGGTATGGCTGCAGCACTAAGCCAACAGTATTTCCCCGGCTCCCTGGGGGGGGCTGGCCCCACCCCAAGGCCAGGGGCAAGGGCTccgagagctcccttgccccccTCCCGCCCAGTACCCTGGTTCTAAGTTTACAAAGTGTATTCCTTGTTCCTATTAAGTTGTCTCTCCTGACTCtgacaccctccctcccacccacctgcagGGCTGAGATTAGAGGGTGGTGATGGCAAAGGGACCCTGACAGTGGCCCTCCTGTCTCAGGGGTGAGGGGGGATAGCCAGGtggcctcctcctgcccctcatGTTTACGTTTGTGGCCTGAAGCACTTTAAGTTGTGTgggggttttttctttctttgtttctttttttttttttttttaatctctctgttCCTGTAACTTATTCTCCAACTACTGCTTCCAACTGAAATAAGACTATTAAATGCCTGTTCAGGAGGGAGAAGAATGACCTGCATTTGTGTGTTGGTGGCAGGAGCAGAGATCCCAGGGGCTCAGAATGGTTCCCTTCAGTAGGCACACAAATAGCTCCCTTCCTATCGTACTATTCTCCGACTGCCAGTTTTATATGCCCAGGTGCCttgccgcccccccaccccaccccgtgtCAACACACGACTGTCTCCCTAGAAGATGGAAGACTGACTCAGGGTGTaacctccctcaccccccatcgTACACACATCCCTAGGCCTGGGAGCATCAAACTCATGTTTattaggagggagggagggaagagggagatccccttgctctcactctcctTGACACAGTGCAAAGTCCCCAAGCCTCTGCCCTTCCAGGTAGGGGTGGGGCAGTGGGTGAGCAGAAAGCCTTAGTTCTAGCAGCAAGCAAAGAAAAAGGTGGAGGAGGTTTGCGTCTTCCTCATCACAGAGGCTCATGGACCCAATccacctctgccccttgccctctgGCAGGCTCAGACGTCAACAGGCTCCCGGCCTCGGTTCTGCCTCTTCACCACAAATACCCTCTGTCCTGACACGGTCACCAGCAGCGTGTGTTCTCCAAAGACCACTGGAGAGGAGACACACCTTCCCCCAcccgggggagggaagggagaacagAGTTAGTGGGGTACAATGGCCTCTACAGGGTCACGCAAACCGGTAGGATCAAAAGCCAAAGGCATGTGATAGTTCAAGGCTCAGAGATTTGAAGATAGGAGGGCTCCATTAaatccccttccttctcttggtTTCTCCTGATTGCAGGAGTAAATCCCAAGTGGAAGAAAGTGGCCAGAACCAGGGATCtcagagagagatggtgagagaTTGGCAggagacaaatttttttttccccaagaagccTCTGggagcaacccccaccccctcccatcaCCACCATTAGGGGCAGGGGCTGAGGCTCACCCGATAGGCGCTTGAAGGGTATGTTCGTGCTGTGGTGCAACCGGAAGCCACAGGCCGTGCTGACCAGCTCAGAGATAGCACTGGCTGCCTGCTCATCATTCTCTAGATCCCCAGATGACTGCATGCAGATggaggaagaagggcagaaaTTAGGAAACAGAACC
It contains:
- the TRAPPC14 gene encoding trafficking protein particle complex subunit 14; the protein is MESQCDYSMYFPAVPLPPRAELAGDPGRYRALPRRNHLYLGETVRFLLVLRCRGGAGSGAGGGAGLGSRGAWAELATALAALASVSAGGGAPGGGGTGDQDPEPPGGGDPGGGPLFRGCSPLLTHGPGPATSGGATTLPVEEPIVSTDEVIFPLTVSLDRLPPGTPKAKIVVTVWKREVEAPEVRDQGYLRLLQTRSPGETFRGEQSAFKAQVSTLLTLLPPPVLKCRQFTVAGKHLTVLKVLNSSSQEEISIWDIRILPNFNASYLPVMPDGSVLLVDNVCHQSGEVSMGSFCRLPGTSGCFPCPLSALEEHNFLFQLRGGEQPPQGAKEGLEVPLIAVVQWSTPKLPFTQSIYTHYRLPSIRLDRPCFVMTASCESPVRTYERFTVTYTLLNNLQDFLAVRLVWTPEHAQAGKQLCEEERRAMQAALDSIVCHTPLNNLGFSRKGSALTFSVAFQALRTGLFELSQHMKLKLQFTASVSHPPPEARPLSRKSSPSSPAVRDLVERHQASLGRSQSFSHQQPSRSHLMRSGSVMERRAITPPVASPVGRPLYLPPDKAVLSLDKIAKRECKVLVVEPVK
- the LAMTOR4 gene encoding ragulator complex protein LAMTOR4 isoform X1 yields the protein MTSALTQGLERIPDQLGYLVLSEGAVLASSGDLENDEQAASAISELVSTACGFRLHHSTNIPFKRLSVVFGEHTLLVTVSGQRVFVVKRQNRGREPVDV
- the LAMTOR4 gene encoding ragulator complex protein LAMTOR4 isoform X2: MTSALTQGLERIPDQLGYLVLSEGAVLASSGDLENDEQAASAISELVSTACGFRLHHSTNIPFKRLSGVSPLQWSLENTRCW